The genome window TCCCATATATCGGTTTTTATCAAATGGTTGAAAAGGTGCCGCACCTGCCGGAAGATCCTCCGATAATAATTTATAAGCAACGGCAGCCACACCGGCGCCTGCAGCTAAAGCTATCAGCCATTTTTCTTTTTTCATAGTTTATTAAGGCAGCTACATCCTTTTTGTTTGCTGAATTGAATATTAAAAACGCAGTTAGCGTGCTTATAGTGTTTCTGTATAGTTAATAATAAACTTTGCCACCTGTTCCTGTTCGGCAACGCTTAGTGTTTCACCATCATATATCCAGTAACCTTTTGTATCAAACAATATCCGGCCTAAATAATCCGGAACCTCATCAAACGCCGTAAATAACTCATAGCTAAGTACCGCACCGCCATTGTCTGTACCGGGAACAATTCGTATAATTTCATCAGGCCCCTGTTTGCGTTTTATCCATGCCTTGGCTTCTCTTATCAAATAAGTGTTGTTCATCATGATAAAACAAAAGTGGAAATTATTTTGTAAATCTTTACATAAAATGCTAAAAATTTTAGCATAAATTTGTAACCCGAATCAGAAGTTTATGCCCGACACTAAAAAGGATATTATTAACCAGCTCCGAAAGGATATTTTGCTTTGGGAAGGCTTTAAGCCGCCCGAAGCAGGTAATGGTAATATTATGGGCTTAGGGACCATTGAAGCGGCTTTTCCAAATGGCGTTTTTCCTACAGGTGCCATTCATGAAATGGTTTGCCCAACGCCTGAGCAATCGGCAGCAACAGGTGGTTTTATGGCTGGTTTGCTATCAACATTAATGCAGCAGGGCGGGATATGCCTGTGGATAGGCACAGCAAGAAAGCTTTTTCCACCAGCTTTAATGGCTTTTGATGTGGAGCCCGACCGGGTGATATTTATTGATGTAAAGCGTGAAAAAGATGTACTGTGGGCCACAGAAGAAGCATTGAAATGCGTGGGGCTTGCTGCGGTGGTTGCTGAACTGCGGGAGATTAGTTTTGCCCAATCACGTCGTTTGCAGCTGGCGGTTGAAAATAGCAGGGTAACAGGCTTTATATTACGTAACGATCCGCGGAAATTAGGTTCAACTACCTGTGTGGCACGCTGGCAGGTAATGCATTTGCCAAGTGAGCTGGAAGAGGATCTGCCCGGCGTAGGCTTTCCGCGCTGGCAGGTGCAACTGCTAAAAGTACGTAACGGAAACCCGGGCAATTGGCAGCTGGAATGGGCGGATGGCCATTTTGTGACCATAACAGAAAAATCCAGCGTAAACGAAATGCAGCAACTTAAAGCCGGCTGATATGAAAAAACGTTTTGTCTCTGTCTGGTTCCGTCATTTAACTACTGATTGGCTAACGCTTCGACGGCCCGAACTGCGTGAAGTACCCTTTGCTTTTGTTACACCTGTAAGGGGGCGGATAGTGATTACGGCTGCCAACGCATTAGCAGAAAAACATGGAATAACAATTGGCATGGCGGCAGCCGATGCAAAAGCTATAGTGCCGTTATTGGAGGTCGTAGATGATCTGCCGGGCCAGGCCCCCAAATTATTAAAAGCGCTGGGGGAATGGTGTATTCGTTATACACCTTTAATAGCGGTGGATTTGCCTGATGGTTTAATACTCGATGTTTCGGGGTGTGCACATTTATGGGGGAGCGAGCGGGATTACCTGGGCGCAATTATTAAGGTATTGCGAAGTAAAGGCTATGACGCCAGGGGGGCAATG of Mucilaginibacter xinganensis contains these proteins:
- a CDS encoding ImuA family protein produces the protein MPDTKKDIINQLRKDILLWEGFKPPEAGNGNIMGLGTIEAAFPNGVFPTGAIHEMVCPTPEQSAATGGFMAGLLSTLMQQGGICLWIGTARKLFPPALMAFDVEPDRVIFIDVKREKDVLWATEEALKCVGLAAVVAELREISFAQSRRLQLAVENSRVTGFILRNDPRKLGSTTCVARWQVMHLPSELEEDLPGVGFPRWQVQLLKVRNGNPGNWQLEWADGHFVTITEKSSVNEMQQLKAG